In Myotis daubentonii chromosome 6, mMyoDau2.1, whole genome shotgun sequence, a genomic segment contains:
- the LOC132236461 gene encoding kallikrein-7-like, with translation MAGPLLQPLLLLLLSFALGSAEEEGLHPAQDTGERIINGNQCPRGAQPWQVALYHNNVFLCAGVLVHEKWVLTVADCYSREYIVQIGTNLLVDRNAQKIRATEFFTHPRYDVTTNVHNIMLLKLSSPAKLSPTVRIMKVPSSCKQPGTTCTVSGWGSTTMDGAVRNPAALMCSNVRIIPYNDCKQVYPILLRKFTICAAPPSRSSFTCKGDSGSRLICQGSLQGLVSSDYFPCHPPFDPIIYTRVCKYRKWIYETIIKNC, from the coding sequence aTGGCAGgtcccctgctccagcccctgctgctcctACTGCTGTCCTTCGCCCTGGGATCTGCTGAAGAAGAAGGTCTCCATCCAGCCCAGGATACTGGGGAGAGGATCATTAATGGAAATCAATGTCCAAGAGGCGCCCAACCCTGGCAGGTGGCCCTGTACCACAACAATGTGTTCCTGTGTGCCGGCGTGCTGGTCCACGAGAAGTGGGTGCTCACCGTCGCCGACTGCTACTCGAGAGAGTACATTGTGCAGATAGGCACTAATCTTCTAGTCGATAGAAATGCCCAGAAGATCAGGGCCACAGAGTTCTTCACCCACCCCCGGTATGATGTAACCACAAATGTTCACAACATCATGCTGCTGAAGCTGAGCAGCCCGGCCAAGCTCTCGCCCACCGTGAGGATCATGAAGGTGCcctccagctgcaaacagcctggCACCACTTGTACCGTCTCTGGCTGGGGCAGCACCACCATGGATGGAGCAGTGAGAAACCCAGCCGCGCTCATGTGCTCGAATGTCAGGATCATCCCCTACAACGACTGCAAGCAGGTTTACCCGATCCTGTTGAGGAAATTCACCATCTGTGCTGCCCCGCCCAGCAGATCCTCCTTCACCTGCAAAGGTGACTCCGGGAGTCGGCTGATTTGCCAAGGTTCCCTGCAAGGCCTGGTGTCCTCGGATTATTTCCCTTGTCATCCACCCTTCGACCCCATCATCTACACGCGTGTATGCAAGTACAGAAAATGGATATATGAAACCATAATAAAAAATTGCTAA